The genomic interval TGATATATGATAGGAAATGTTGATTTGGCAGGCCCGAATTAAAAAGATAATGCAAGCTGATGAGGATGTTGGGAAGATTGCAATGGCTGTTCCTGTTTTAGTCTGTGAGTGGCTTGCCTTTGAAGTCTTTTTTATCAAACTTTTCTCTTGCTTATACCCTTGATATTAATGCAGCTAAAGCATTGGAATTATTTTTGCAAGACCTTTGTGATCGAACATATGACATTACACTTCAGAGAGGAGCAAAGACTATGAGTGCATTGCATTTGTAAGTGTTCTCATCATAAATTTACAGTATTTCATGTTGCCATTCATTTTATGAGCAAAACGATTTGTATTGCTGATATTTGTTTCTTCTTCTCTGTATCCCATGATAAACATATAGTATATATGATATCTGACAATACaacataaaattaaaaataattgtCTTAGGCAGGTATTAAGTTAACCAATTATTTccaattattaaattatttttcttctaaaaattattaatattgtttagtAGCTATTTTGACTCTACTGTTAACTAAAGCATTCCAAAATGCCTTTTCCTTTGGTTGGTCTCCTCTACAAGAACTCAATAAGGAACAAACATCTTAATGATGCTCAAAGCCCGACTCTGTTTATGCCTTCAGCCTAGAAAAAGAAACCAAATTACAAGTACTTAGCCCTTAACAAGGGCTTAGCCTTAGCCCTTTCTCAAAGacccaccctctctctctctctctctctctctctctctcacacacacacacacacacacgcgcgcgtgctcacacacacacaaattcacacacacacacacacatattgagCTCACCCTAACTTTTGAATCAAGAGGCTTTGGTTAATCCACATTGAAGGAAAGACCTTTGATCTGAGATTGGATTGAGTGGGGAAAAACAATCAGGTGTATGACAGGTGGGTGAGGGTATCGTCAATTAGCTGCAATCTGTTTCTCACTTTTGTATTGATAGAAAGAGATATCATACGTTGATTCATGCAACAAGTTTTGGGAAGTTATTGGAATTGGGGCATGGTTGGAAAGGTAAGagattttctatttttgctcCTGGAGGGTCTAAGACTCTAATTGTGATGGTTGGCATTGATATGGGGAAGAATTTAGCATGATGGTTAGGTCTCTTCCCGGCAGTAATGGTAAAAGGTAGCAGAAACATTAGTGATAATCCTTTGGAGTCAAGTGGTGTTGGGGAAAAAGGATGGTGCAGGGGAATGCAATCATCTTCGAAACTGTGCATCAAGTAATGGCGTGACAGCAGAAAATGAGCAAGTCTGTGTTTGTTGTTGTTGGGGTTGGGGGAAGGGAAATGCAAGTGGAAGAACTTGGGCTTTTTTCACAGGGTTCTCACGGAATGTTCGGTTTGCGGATGGAATAGGTtaagaatggaatgaaatgaaaatttgaatggggGACCTGATGAAATTGAGTGAATTTCTCAATTCCATTCAATTCCTATGTACTAAATGTGCAGTCAGAGTTGAGGTATGGCTAGGGTTTCAGGAGAGGTGAAGGTTTAGAAGGTGGCTAGGTTTTCTTTCAGGGAAGATGTAGCATTGAATGCTGCATGTTGCCAGCCTAGGTCTTTGATGATTGCCTTGGACCTGGGGGGGCCAGCCTATTGAGCCAGCCTGTGATCACTTTGAAGTTTTCAATTTGGCCTTGATAAGCGAAGAGGAGAAAAGGTTTGGTCCAACTGAATATTCATTAGCTGGGCCATTTAAATGGGCAAACTCATATTGATAAAGTAGTCCGAAAGGTTTTTACTGGGGAGGGCCTTCAATCTCATGTATCTCTTTTGAATGAAGCCCATATTCTTTCTTATGAAGTTCAAGAGGAGCATGTAATTGACCTAGCTTCGGAGTAGAGCCTAGGCACCCTGACAGTGTATCTCATCTTCAGAGCAGATTCATGGTGGCCAAGAGGGTATTCACTTCTCTACAAAGAAGCAAATGTTCTAGAAAGATGGTGGGAAAGAGGCAACTAAAGAAAAGTTAGTTTCgaataaattaggaattttggttgatgatttttattttttagagggAGAGGTATTTCCTGTGGAGGAGAGGACCTTCACTGGGCTGTCTTTAGTGGATGAGAAGGGGGAGGGGTGTTCTATAGAGAGAATTCATGTGAGAATGAGATTCAGGGGATAAAATTGCTAATAAGATagaaaattatgataaaaaatagGGGTCTAACGATTTATGCTTGTTGAAGGGCGGTGCAAATGGTCATTGAAATGAGGAAGAAGGTTGGAAAAAAAGTGTGATACTTCTCGTGAGTTCAAAAAAAAAGTTCTTAGATGAAGAGCCAATTATTTAGAAGGGTGTGCTAGTGGGAGGGTTCGCATTTGTGGGAAATAGGAACTGGGGGCATGTTTCAGACTCTGACAGTGAAGGCACTAGTGATTTTTTTGAATGCAAGGGGTTTTGTACATGGGCGAGATTCGGAAATATTATGTCTATGCTTCTGATTCATTCGATTTGCTTGTGGATTTAGCATATCTGCCACCACCCCCAAATGaagggttggggggggggggggtgcatttttgaaaataatttgactGATAAGAAGCAACAGGTAATGATTGAATTTTGCCCAACCCCGTAGAAGATATCTATTGGAGGATCTAATGCTCAGCTTTTGGTGGATAATTGGGGAGGAAACAAAATTTGGCTAGACAGTGTTAGAAAAAGATAGGTGAAGAAGGGTTGGGGAACTAGCAAATTTGAAGTGTTCAGTGAATAATGGTGGGAAGGACTAGAAAATGGGatttttttggttaatttttgttagtttttaattatttttaatatacataaatttaagGGTTTTGTATCCTCTCCTAAGTTGTAATTTCTctctttaatatataatttttaatgttTAAAGCAAATAGAGAATCCCATTGTAGGGgggaaattatataaaaaaaggGGTGTCCCTGGGTCATAAGGCTCCCTGCCTCGCAAGGGTAAGGGGAGGGGGGGAAATTATGAACTTAAAAAATTTATAGCTTAAATTCAAAATCTGCAATATCAACAATGACATTACATTATATTATAGTTCATTATTAGAGAAGATGAGTACATAGTTAATCCAATGAAACTATATAACTAATTCTATTTTTTTGGGGTGCAATCAATAGAATTTCTTGATGCaatgattttccaaattttagaTGTGTTTCTTATCAGAACCTCTACTCCAAGAAACTATTGAAATGAAATGAGTTGAAGCTGTCCAATGaagggtttttgttttttttttaagtgatgaTCCATTGTATTAAAATGTGCACATTTAATGACTGCTATTTaccagattttttttttatgactttTGTTAGctgggcatcaaggggatgccaacccagGAACAAAAAGTCAAATCACTCTGTAGAGTGTGTCACACATCAAGAATTACATTATGACCATTCACAATTTAGCCGCTGTGCCAGCTGGAAACATCGGCAATCCACTGCTCTTTGCAATTCTGAAGTGGAATAATTGAATCTTTGAaagctctcttatttctttctttccaagcacaccaaaatATGGCAAGAGGAATGAGATTCAAAGCCTTTTTCAGAATGAGTgtgtataattttaattaatgatTTTCATAAGAAAATTTCCTTCACTTTTTTCTCCTTTCTTATCCTTTGAACAAAAAATTGGAATGAGATGCGCCTTGACAAGTTCAAGTTATGGAAATAACTTATCCACAATTTTTTTTGGGGGTGGAGGGATGCAGAATAGCAGTTATGGTTGCTGCCAGGAGAGAAAGTAGGGAAACAAATAGAGAGGAGAGGGGAAGAAATGGGAGAAGAGGGGAGGAAGAAGAAACGAAAGAAAagaggggggtggggggggagGAAACAAGTGTATTTTCCAGTTTTAAAAACTTCTGGTAGGAATACTACCTAtgatatataaaaaaaacaaactataataaatgaaattaaaGATAAACTGATCCCTAATTATATAAAAAATctctaaaatttaaaatgaacGCCAGCTTAAGTATAATTGTAATTAATTACTCCAACTTTGTTGGTTTGAGGACCCAGTAATTCCTTAATCCAATTCTTTTGCATCAGCCTCCAACAAGGGTCTGTCCGCCGTCCAGCTTCTTGTTCTGCGTCAGCGGGTAGTTGTCTGATTTCTGAGGCTTCGTACATCAGACAACATTCTCCAGCTCACTACTTTTGTGGGAGCCTCGTCCCCAAGTTTGCTCTCTTTATACTGGAGGAATTGGACAAGTCGTTTGGCAGGCTTTCGCCTATATTGAAGATTTAAATCTTGTGAAAATGAAGGTGAATGAATTAGTATGATAGTCTTATAGACTATGTTGAATGACTTGGTTGGCACAtctgagtaaaaaaaaaaaaaaaaaaagaaaaaagtccTCTTAGCTTTTCCAACTCTCTTAATTGATTTatctgataaaaaaaaaaactaaaatcaacCAGTTATCTTCTCCGACTTTATTTTTTGCCCTTGGTCGTGAGGTCCATCTACTAAGTCCATACCTGTGGAGGTTTGTCATTTTGAATTATGACCATACACTTTTATAAGATCTAAGCTGTTTCAATGGATAAATGCTTGCCCCCAAACTAAATTCCATTGCTCAATTGCAGAAAGCATTGTGTACAAAGCTATAATGTGTTCGATTTTCTGAGGGATATTGTCAGCAAGGTTCCCGACTATGGTCATTCTGATGCTGCTGGTGATGATCGATCCATATCAAAGAGAAGGTTAGGAAATTATGGTCTACTTGCCCTCTGTCCTCCTTTTTCCTCATTAATTTACACCAACTAATTTAGTAGTTGCACTTCTTATCTACTTGCCCCTTGCCCTCCTTTTCCTCATTAATTTACACCAACTAATTTAGTATTTGCACTTTTTAACGCCTTGTTTCTGCCAGAAAAGCAACAGGTGATGAATGCAATGAAAGTGATGAGGAGTCAAAGAGGAGCAAGGTGGTAAGTTCCTCCTTTATCAATAAAGCTGATGGTGCAAGTATGCTTTTACTTGAAAGATGTGTAGCCCAGACATTTCTACAATGGAACTGTGTTCATTTGGGTGGTGACATTTCAAATATATTCTTTGGTTTCTTTGTTGTTGCTTTTTCGATGGGTTTcacaatttcaaaatatttcatctTGGATGTTGCCTTAACACTCTTCTGGTACTTCTCCAACATGTTTTACGCTCGAAAAATGATATGGCACAAATGCACAATGtagttcctttcctttttctttttttaattgtgGAACCACCATACTGTTCTTGTTAGAACTTATAATAACtagtttatttgaaaaataaaaaaatgtgatGCTACATGGATGTTTATGTGTAGAAGCTGTAGAAGAAAAGTATTTTGTCTTTGAATATATAGTGTTACATAAAATATTTAGTAGTAATATTTTACTGGTGTTATGTAATTTATAGTTATATGtcaaatcataaatatttttattaattgcCATCATCTGtgtatatttatttcctttatttttatttttatttttaattttatcttAAAATAGTTATGTATATTTATTAATTTCCATCATCTTTTCTTCTCGTgttattcatttatatatatatatatatatatatatatatatatatatatatatatatattttggggttTGTTTGTGCCCTTTTGCATTATCATTTGGTATTTCATCTCCTGCATTCTGTCCATGCTTTGTTTGAAAGCATTTCATTTTCTTGATCATAAtccatttttttctttatttaagtATAAAGGTGGTTTGAAAGAGTACAGGGCATGAATCTTCTCTCCCTCCCTACCTTGCCTCCCAAAGAAAATTTTTAGTGTCTAGGATCtgttattcaaaatattttatcaCAATTTCAGCAGCATGATATCTTCTCTCCCGCCCCTCACTGCCCCCGTAAGAAAAATCTTAATGCACAGGATCTGTAATTTCAAATTATTTGATTCCAGTTTCAGTGCTTTCCTACGTTTTCTGGGTAAAGTTGGAAGCACAATCTAGAATGGCTTCTAACACACTGCTATAATGATATCTCATGGCCTGCTGCAGATGCTGATTAAGAGAGGTTTGAGATTGAAATTGAATGTAAAAATGCAACTTTTTTGTCAATCCATTTGTTCATGTCTTTAGAATGACCCTTTCTAATTTCTGTAATAGTTGTGACTGTTCAATTGCTCAAGACTGGTAATTTAGTATGCCATTGGAAACTCGTGTATGATTGCTTGATTTGTAGATTCGTTTTGCGTTTGTGTTACTTGTTACTGAATTTAGTGCTGTTGCACCTCAACAGCGACAAAGAAATgctcaataatatatatttttggaatCTCGAAACTGCAAATAATGGCGGGAGTTGACTTTTCAAAATGCAGAATGAGATGAGTCACGCCAGCAGCAGTGGCAGGGGGAGAGGAAGGGGTCGAGGAAGAGGCCGTGGACGAGGTGCCCGAGTGGCAGAGAGAGAGCCCTCTCGACAGGAGGCAGAGACTGAGCCTTGCACATCTGTTCAGCATGGCAGTAAGGACAATCCAAATCCTGGAAGGCAAATGGATGATGGGACCAGGCCTAAAGAATTACTGGAGGAGAATGTGATGGCGACTGATGCTGCCAATCCAGCAGTTCGAAATTTTGATTTGAATGCTGATGTGGGTGATAATGAGGGAGCAGCAGCTGCAGGAGGTGCTGGGAATGCCTCATCGGCAATTCCTACAGAGGCTAAACCTGAAGAATATCCTGGTTGGTCAGTGTCTGACATGAACAGAATGGCCATTGACCCCCTTCAGCTCGCACGCCTCAATTCGAGGTTAGATGAGGAAGAGGAGGATTATGACGAAGAGTAGCTAACCTATGAAGTGAGGACTTGTCAGAGTTTGGTAGGGCCAAATGCtcacctcttgatggaatagGTGGGTGATATAATTGGGATCAGGCTACTTTTGGACGCATTTTGAAACAAAAGAAGGGGGGGATGGGGCGTGGGTGGTGGTGGTGGTCGGTAGAAAACAAAATCAAGAGGTATGACCGCTAAAATGGATTGACTCGTTGGGAATGAAAATATGCACGAGGCATATGTGCTCCATGGGtgccttcttttctttttcaaaaataacttgcTGCCTTTTCAAGTTGCATCAATTGTATGTTTGCCTTAATAGCAATCTCTAACAACAATTAGATTCAGGCGTAGATTTGCCTTAGAATTGGAGAATTTTAGCGTGTGCACTGTAACCCTTTGATTAAAGAAATGTGATCTTATCAGTGGAGATACATGGTCctcctctttttccttttccctGCACCCTAGGATTTGGCTGCGTATGGTTGGTGTTAGTTTACCTCCTTTGCAAGTTCTACTTGAAAAGATGGTGGTGTCGGCGTTCATCGTTCCTCACTTTCTTCAGGCACTATTGTCAAAGATTTGTGATTGGCTGAGTGCCTCAACATGTTGCGTCGTGCCTTTTGACTTGCAAGCATCTGATGCCTTTATTTGTTATTCGGAAGGAAAAAATTTTTTTACTAAACTTCCAGGTTAGATTGGTTTTGTCTTTTGTACTCATGGAAAGATTGAAAAGATTGAATGTGCTGTTTTTTCAGGCATTTGTACAAACGCGATCAAGAAatttgtattttcatatttaattatcaaataaagtaaaaaaaataagataaaaattacattaaatttataaataaaatttagattttattcattattaatatttagttttttcatatttttaattatattaaaataaaattttatttttaatagtatttacactccatttggaacttgaaaaatattaagtaaagaaaaggaaaacattaagggtatacattttcatgtttggttatctaATTGCTTCTCCTTTACTGAGCGGTGGATGATACAAGCGTCAgctgtatttttatttttatggtcGGTGGGGTGTGAGGTTTTAGGTGTCGGCGGGGCTGGTTGCTTCCTcattgtgttttattttttatattcttaaAAATTAGGTATgataaaaaattgagaaagttattttgtttgtattttataattttcatttaGGATCCTTTTAGGTAAAAGGATTtctgttttaaaaaataagaaaataatgtggaaatttatttttttacgaTATTCTCTCATACCAAATattactaatataattaaaaagtatgaaaagtaaaatgttaatgatatgttaaataaaatttgtatccattaatttgatatatattttaaaatgtttctcttttttataattaaacataaaacataaattttttaaagtgaataatattagtaatttttttttatacttctCCATAAAATTAAGGGTCTGTTTAAATAAAAGATTTtgatagaaaaaagaaaagaaaggaaagaaaaatgagaacAAAACTCATtgttcattatatttttctttttatattaaatactattaaaaataaaattttgttttaatatgataaaaaactaaagaaaattaaatatgaatggtgtataaaataaaatttttgttcattgatataaaacattattattatttttagttttattaataataattaactataatagttagttttttttttttaagctaaaAAATATTAAGCCTACAGAAATAAAGGAATATGTGCAGTTAATTTCACAGGAGGCTAACCAAGGGGTTTTGAGCTGCTTAAGTGGTTCTTACAACGTCTACtttatttctattgtttctaAATGCATTTCAAAGACAAATTTCAAGATCAAGATTAAATAAAAAGTTTTAATTAGGGGATTaacaaattaatattttaaaaaattaatcttaaaattttcattttgagaaGTTCTCTCGTTATCTTCATTAAGAGTTTCGATTATTCCCTCCCCATAAAAACAATGAAGATTGTGAACCATGAAGGTAATATCTGCCAACActtgaaaatatattcaaaaagaaaagaaattcacatttttatacttaaaaaaaaaaaaacacgttatacgtaattaatatttaattttaaaaaaatttaattatattaaaacaaaacttttattttcaatatttaacataggaaaaaataatattaaaaacgTAAATTTCCTCCTTAATAAAACCACCTTAATTTAAAATTGATTCTAAAGCGCTCTGGAATTCAATATATCTGCCAAATTGGCATTTCAAATGTCTTGCTTTCCTCCCAGTTGCAATCAAAGGGGGGAAATTAAGCATCAACCCTGAATACTTCTCACCTTTATATTTTCATAACATGCACTCACGAGatcatttttgaaatataaatacaATCAATACTGCTATACGaagtaaaatttttatttagttaACTTTTACAGCCTGCATTCCCCACCATTCATATGTATTTGTATCATAAACAGGAGCCTGTATGGATCCAAAGTAAAAAAGGTAATCCGCTTTTCTTTTTATTATGATTAACAAAGCTTAATTACGATTCCTTGGAGAAGTTAAGAATGGTCAGGTTCCATGTGGTTTAGATGGAAGGCACCTTCATTATTCTTATGCACCACAACCTTCAGCTTCTCTTCTTTGCTTCCCCTCTTCACCTTTAGAAGCATGTCAAACTTCGCAGACTGCTCAACCACCTGTTTCATTTTCAAGAACACTCGTGTAAGTTAGTATCCCATCAAAATAGCAACTAAACTCGTTCATTCAGACCCCATTTCCCTAAAAAATGTGATTATAtacaaaaagggaaaagaaaaaaacatggTAATGACAACAGAAAAGCCCTTCCTAATTTCCTAAATAATATGAGATTGTGATTGTCCACACTGTTGGTAGGGAGTCGATTTTCAGTCATATAGGTTAACACAACGGCAGTGTGATTTTATTACACTTTCCTAAGGGGCCATGGGGGTGGATTGAATTCAAACCACAGGAGACTGCCGGCCACTTGGGTTTGCAGCAATTTAAGGGgataaaaggaaatgaaatgaagaCAAGATCACAAAATGCAGACCTCAGCCTTCGCAGAAAGGATTCCAAGAAGTTCGTAGGGGAACAAGGAGTTCGATCTCTGTTGGATGGCCTCGACTGCACGATTGGCAGCATCCTGGACTCCAGGATCATGCACTGGCACCGCTTGCCATCCCACCCCATGACCATCTAATGAAGAAACATAAACATCTCAAACATGGAATGATAAACATGTGCGCCTAACAAGCATCCTTCTTTTTATCATTCAATAATAGTTTTAGAACCTCTGATGCATAACGATGTGAGTTTTGTTCCC from Malania oleifera isolate guangnan ecotype guangnan chromosome 9, ASM2987363v1, whole genome shotgun sequence carries:
- the LOC131163640 gene encoding uncharacterized protein LOC131163640; the protein is MRKKLDTRFPAARIKKIMQADEDVGKIAMAVPVLVSKALELFLQDLCDRTYDITLQRGAKTMSALHLKHCVQSYNVFDFLRDIVSKVPDYGHSDAAGDDRSISKRRKATGDECNESDEESKRSKVNEMSHASSSGRGRGRGRGRGRGRGARVAEREPSRQEAETEPCTSVQHGSKDNPNPGRQMDDGTRPKELLEENVMATDAANPAVRNFDLNADVGDNEGAAAAGGAGNASSAIPTEAKPEEYPGWSVSDMNRMAIDPLQLARLNSRLDEEEEDYDEE